The following coding sequences lie in one Macrobrachium nipponense isolate FS-2020 chromosome 45, ASM1510439v2, whole genome shotgun sequence genomic window:
- the LOC135214121 gene encoding uncharacterized protein LOC135214121, with amino-acid sequence MLVESYRPRLGSGFLRPILWFLVIYSSTERFAGCFPGVTVSDPQFRPGVRTPREREVADDLHRLSSASQELLDVMNAIRNESARILESRSVMLFFSSNLKCQLPHLEGSTLRTGKHIIQQFASTVDRIITNDSARGMEETVKKLECYSDALKEIVTGRESGNATDQKEYEDFQTVLQTAEASVNVKLEELKTRLNYMKETYSVTVKDPEKHSRSRRGTEAKTQEILSFSNLTLSDIQNQLTKEFQDLQSAIYLLVDLKGNLRSAKDALSLTNLLITELEELLKLVTSSNSSSSSIGHIVVTHGPYCHGVTKTGTLMQIFWALLNDSVSHAKTLEQEFESRTALQDAMDAVICRMSAFSRVLRIIAGKMTSKEKTEISGALEDSTMQVGKVQNLLQGRVNGSQVAVKDTEEHKEAIRHRVTRLATAQDRLLYRRSVDKGESQKPKIIMQVEQLIIKEHRERFK; translated from the exons ATGCTGGTCGAGTCCTATAGGCCAAGGCTTGGCAGTGGTTTTCTACGGCCGATTCTCTGGTTTCTGGTCATATATTCATCGACTGAGAGATTTGCCGGTTGCTTTCCAG GGGTAACGGTCAGTGACCCGCAATTTCGACCAGGGGTTCGGACGCCGCGAGAGAGAGAAGTGGCTGATGACCTCCATCGACTGAGCTCAGCAAGTCAGGAGCTGCTCGACGTCATGAATGCAATTCGCAATGAGTCTGCTCGCATCCTTGAATCAAGATCG GTGATGTTATTCTTCAGCAGCAACTTGAAATGCCAACTCCCTCATCTAGAAGGCAGTACATTACGAACTGGAAAACATATCATACAACAGTTCGCAAGTACAGTAGACAGAATCATCACAAACGACAGCGCTAGAGGCATGGAAGAGACTGTGAAAAAATTGGAGTGTTACTCTGATGCCCTGAAAGAGATAGTAACTGGGAGAGAAAGTGGAAATGCTACTGATCAGAAAGAATACGAAGATTTCCAGACCGTTTTGCAGACAGCTGAGGCTTCGGTCAACGTTAAGCTGGAAGAGCTTAAAACTAGACTAAATTATATGAAAGAAACCTACAGCGTTACCGTTAAAGACCCTGAAAAGCATTCTAGAAGTCGCAGAGGGACAG AAGCTAAGACGCAGGAAATTTTGAGCTTTAGTAATCTGACTTTAAGTGACATTCAAAACCAGCTCACTAAAGAGTTCCAGGACCTCCAGTCAGCTATCTATCTTCTTGTGGATCTGAAGGGAAACCTTAGGAGTGCAAAGGATGCGCTCTCTTTGACAAATCTGCTTATTACTGAACTGGAGGAATTGTTAAAATTGGTGACATCTTCAAattccagcagcagcagcattggTCATATTGTTGTTACACATGGGCCTTATTGCCATGGCGTTACGAAAACTGGAACCctgatgcaaatattttgggcaCTGCTGAATGACAGTGTTAGTCATGCAAAGACTCTAGAACAG GAATTTGAAAGCAGAACAGCCCTCCAGGATGCCATGGATGCTGTGATCTGTAGGATGTCAGCTTTCTCCAGAGTCTTACGAATCATTGCTGGCAAGATGACCTCTAAAGAAAAGACGGAAATATCTGGCGCCCTCGAGGACTCTACTATGCAAGTGGGAAAAGTCCAGAACCTTTTGCAGGGGCGAGTTAATGGGTCACAGGTAGCTGTAAAGGATACAGAAGAGCACAAAGAAGCCATACGGCATCGTGTAACTAGACTCGCAACTGCACAGGATCGTCTTCTGTACAGGCGTTCTGTGGATAAG ggagagTCCCAGAAACCCAAAATTATCATGCAGGTCGAGCAGTTGATTATCAAAGAACATCGTGAGagattcaaatga